The Claveliimonas bilis genome window below encodes:
- a CDS encoding biotin-dependent carboxyltransferase family protein, translated as MSVKVIIPGALTTVQDAGRYGYQNSGIQTSGVMDQKAYKQANELVGNPAGEAVLEATLFGGMMEVDEDTLIAFTGADMEPQINGEAAEMNRPYLLQAGDTVSLGMVKSGCRTYIAFGGGIDVPIVMGSRSTNLKCAMGGYEGRALKAGDVLKTGTPHASFEEVKERRAKAEFYGSPIEVRVIEGPQAEYFSDKGKETFYGGIYTISDQSDRMGYRMEGEPIESVNGTDIISDGIAFGAIQVPASGKPIILLADRQTTGGYAKIAVVCSFDIPKLVQGKPGDQVRFVKISVEEAQRINESQQTDCMKRGK; from the coding sequence ATGTCTGTAAAAGTTATTATACCGGGTGCACTCACGACAGTGCAGGACGCCGGGCGTTATGGATATCAAAATTCCGGTATCCAGACTTCCGGAGTAATGGATCAGAAAGCCTATAAACAGGCCAACGAACTGGTGGGAAATCCTGCAGGAGAAGCAGTGCTGGAGGCCACTTTGTTTGGCGGAATGATGGAAGTGGATGAAGATACACTGATCGCCTTTACAGGGGCGGACATGGAACCGCAGATTAACGGGGAAGCGGCTGAAATGAACCGCCCGTATCTCTTGCAGGCGGGAGATACGGTTTCTCTTGGTATGGTGAAAAGCGGATGCAGAACTTATATTGCCTTTGGCGGAGGTATTGACGTCCCGATCGTAATGGGAAGCAGGTCCACGAATCTGAAATGTGCCATGGGAGGCTATGAAGGACGGGCGCTAAAAGCGGGAGATGTGCTGAAGACGGGAACGCCGCATGCCTCTTTTGAAGAAGTAAAAGAGCGGCGGGCGAAAGCGGAATTTTATGGTTCTCCCATTGAGGTGAGAGTGATTGAAGGTCCCCAGGCAGAATATTTCAGCGACAAAGGCAAAGAAACCTTTTACGGCGGAATTTATACAATTTCTGATCAGAGCGACCGTATGGGTTACCGTATGGAGGGAGAACCGATCGAGAGCGTAAACGGGACGGATATCATTTCTGACGGCATTGCTTTTGGAGCGATACAGGTGCCTGCAAGCGGGAAGCCTATTATTTTGCTTGCTGACCGGCAGACAACAGGCGGATATGCCAAAATCGCCGTAGTGTGTTCCTTTGATATTCCCAAACTTGTACAGGGCAAGCCGGGAGATCAGGTTCGTTTTGTAAAGATCAGCGTGGAAGAGGCGCAAAGAATCAATGAATCGCAGCAGACAGACTGCATGAAGAGGGGGAAATAG
- the pxpB gene encoding 5-oxoprolinase subunit PxpB, which translates to MGEVKFMPSGDRAMVVEFGNAIDTRINDQVHTLARRIEEEQIPGIVELVPTFRSLMVYYDPFLTSYAKLKAVLENSGEIGAGSAKEKKRILKIPCCYGARFGQDLADMEAYTGLDRDEIIAIHSSVDYKIYMMGFLPGFVYLGGLDKRIEIPRLKTPRVKIQPGAVGIGGNQTGVYPLASPGGWRLMGGTPVDFYDPDREEPILCKAGEFIRFIPITIDDYYDIRRMIVNGTYQVEVLEEDA; encoded by the coding sequence ATGGGAGAAGTAAAATTTATGCCATCCGGTGACAGGGCAATGGTCGTAGAATTCGGTAATGCGATCGATACCAGGATTAACGATCAGGTACATACACTTGCAAGAAGGATTGAAGAGGAGCAGATCCCGGGAATTGTGGAGCTTGTTCCAACCTTCCGTTCACTGATGGTCTATTATGATCCGTTCCTGACAAGCTATGCGAAGCTGAAGGCGGTGCTTGAAAACAGCGGGGAGATAGGAGCAGGATCAGCGAAAGAGAAAAAAAGAATTTTAAAAATTCCTTGCTGCTATGGGGCGAGATTCGGCCAGGATCTGGCAGATATGGAAGCTTACACCGGGCTGGACCGGGATGAAATTATCGCAATCCACAGTTCGGTAGACTATAAAATTTATATGATGGGATTTCTTCCCGGATTTGTATATCTGGGAGGATTGGATAAAAGAATCGAGATCCCGAGGCTGAAAACTCCGCGGGTGAAAATTCAGCCGGGAGCAGTAGGGATCGGGGGAAATCAAACAGGTGTGTATCCGCTGGCATCGCCGGGAGGCTGGCGCCTGATGGGAGGCACTCCGGTGGATTTTTACGATCCTGACCGGGAGGAGCCGATCCTCTGTAAGGCGGGAGAATTTATCCGTTTTATTCCGATCACGATAGATGATTATTATGATATCCGCCGTATGATCGTAAACGGCACATATCAGGTAGAGGTTTTGGAGGAGGATGCATAA